The following proteins come from a genomic window of Mammaliicoccus sp. Marseille-Q6498:
- a CDS encoding APC family permease: MSNQNKKINLTQLVLLGLGSLIGSGWLFGAWEASALAGPAAIISWIIGFIVIGSIAYNYIEIGTMFPQSGGMSNYAQYTHGSLLGFIAAWANWVSLVTIIPIEAVSAVQYISSWPWEWAKPTGQLMHDGSISNLGLMAVFVIIIIFSLLNYWSVKLLTSFTSLISFFKLGVPLITIIMLMISGFDTGNYGSSIGEFMPYGSAPIFAATTASGIIFSFNAFQTIINMGSEIQKPEKNIYRGILISLTLSAALYIVLQSTFITSMPADMLSKNGGWSGINFDSPFANLAILLGLNWLSILLYLEAVVSPFGTGVSFVAITGRILRAMEKNGHIPKFLGSMNSKYNIPRVAIVFNAIVSMIMVSLFRDWAVLASVISTATLVAYLTGPTTVISLRKMAPNMHRPFRAKMLGFMAPFSFVLASLAIYWAMWPTTAEVIFIIILGLPIYFFYEYKQNWKNTKKQIGGSIWIIVYLIVLAFLSFIGSKEFNGMNWIHYPYDFIVIAVIALVFYKLGTTSYFEGIYFKRAKKINSNMEEKLQREAKEEA; this comes from the coding sequence ATGAGTAATCAAAACAAGAAAATCAACCTTACACAACTCGTACTATTAGGACTTGGTTCCCTAATTGGTTCAGGATGGCTATTCGGTGCTTGGGAAGCGTCTGCTTTAGCAGGACCAGCAGCTATTATTTCTTGGATCATTGGTTTTATCGTTATAGGATCTATTGCATATAATTATATAGAAATCGGTACAATGTTCCCACAATCAGGTGGCATGAGTAACTATGCTCAATATACGCACGGTTCACTTTTAGGTTTCATTGCAGCGTGGGCTAACTGGGTATCATTAGTAACAATCATCCCTATTGAAGCTGTATCAGCAGTTCAATACATTAGTTCATGGCCATGGGAATGGGCAAAACCAACAGGACAACTTATGCACGATGGTAGTATAAGTAACCTTGGTTTAATGGCAGTATTCGTCATTATTATCATTTTCTCATTATTAAATTATTGGTCAGTTAAACTTTTAACTTCATTCACAAGTTTAATTTCATTCTTTAAACTAGGTGTTCCGTTAATCACAATTATTATGTTAATGATTTCTGGATTTGATACAGGAAATTATGGTTCATCTATCGGCGAATTCATGCCATACGGAAGTGCACCAATATTTGCTGCTACAACAGCTTCAGGTATTATATTCTCATTTAACGCGTTCCAAACAATCATCAACATGGGATCTGAAATTCAGAAACCTGAAAAAAATATTTATCGTGGTATTTTAATATCATTAACATTAAGTGCCGCATTATACATCGTATTGCAAAGTACTTTTATCACTTCAATGCCAGCAGATATGCTTTCTAAAAATGGTGGCTGGAGCGGAATCAACTTTGATTCACCATTCGCTAACTTAGCAATCTTACTAGGCTTAAACTGGTTATCTATTCTATTATACTTAGAAGCCGTTGTTTCACCATTTGGTACAGGCGTATCATTCGTAGCCATTACAGGTCGTATTTTACGTGCAATGGAGAAAAACGGACATATTCCTAAATTCTTAGGTTCAATGAATTCTAAATACAACATTCCACGTGTGGCTATTGTATTTAACGCAATCGTAAGTATGATCATGGTATCATTATTCCGAGATTGGGCTGTACTCGCAAGTGTTATTTCAACAGCTACACTTGTTGCTTATTTAACAGGACCAACAACCGTAATCTCATTACGTAAAATGGCACCTAATATGCACAGACCATTCCGTGCAAAAATGTTAGGATTCATGGCGCCATTCTCATTCGTATTAGCTTCACTCGCTATATATTGGGCAATGTGGCCAACAACAGCAGAAGTGATATTCATTATTATTCTAGGTTTACCAATTTACTTCTTCTATGAATATAAACAAAATTGGAAAAATACTAAAAAACAAATCGGCGGAAGTATTTGGATTATCGTTTACCTCATTGTTTTAGCATTCTTATCCTTTATAGGAAGTAAAGAATTCAATGGTATGAACTGGATCCATTATCCATATGACTTTATCGTAATAGCTGTAATCGCACTTGTCTTTTATAAACTTGGAACAACAAGCTACTTCGAAGGCATTTACTTTAAACGCGCTAAAAAGATAAACTCAAATATGGAAGAAAAACTACAACGAGAAGCAAAAGAAGAAGCATAA
- a CDS encoding cation:dicarboxylase symporter family transporter, with protein MRIIKKISLPMQIIIALILGIILGSILHGNDKAINYIQPFGDIFLNLIKMIIAPIIFCSLSLAISNVGDTKTIGRYGWKTLLYFIIMTSFAVFLGLLFGNIFKPGQGLNPDLLPKGDISKYEQTANQAEHTTYGNHIIDTIVNIVPTNIFNALAQGELLPIIFFSVFFGLALASLGDTAKPVKSVLSATLDAVFWMISKILKLAPIGVFAFITVTIITFGLTALIPLLKLCIVVIIAMFFFIIVVLGLVSRYCGIRITQIIKLLKNELLLAFSTASSESVLPIVMKKMEHFGVPKEISSFVIPTGYSFNLDGAAMYQSIAALFVAQLYGVHLSIGEQIILMITLMLTSKGMAGVPGASIVVLLSTLGSMGLNPEGLALIIGVDRLLEMLRTCVNVLGNSVATVFIAKWEKVYDKQKGIEYLSKL; from the coding sequence ATGAGAATTATAAAGAAAATTAGTTTGCCTATGCAAATTATTATTGCATTAATATTAGGTATTATTCTCGGAAGTATTTTGCACGGTAATGATAAAGCAATCAACTACATTCAACCGTTTGGGGATATATTTTTAAATTTAATCAAAATGATTATTGCACCAATTATATTCTGTTCATTGTCATTAGCTATATCTAATGTAGGTGACACAAAAACAATTGGTAGATATGGTTGGAAAACATTACTTTACTTCATTATTATGACGAGTTTCGCAGTATTTTTAGGTTTATTATTTGGTAACATTTTCAAACCTGGTCAAGGTTTAAATCCAGATCTTTTACCTAAAGGGGATATTTCAAAATACGAACAAACTGCGAATCAAGCAGAACATACTACATACGGAAATCATATAATCGATACAATCGTAAACATTGTACCAACAAATATATTTAACGCACTGGCTCAAGGAGAGTTATTACCAATCATCTTCTTCTCAGTATTCTTTGGACTAGCACTTGCTTCTTTAGGAGATACTGCTAAACCTGTTAAAAGTGTATTATCAGCTACATTAGATGCTGTATTCTGGATGATCAGTAAAATTCTTAAACTTGCACCAATAGGCGTTTTTGCTTTTATTACAGTAACAATTATTACATTTGGTTTAACAGCGCTTATTCCATTACTTAAATTATGTATAGTCGTGATCATAGCAATGTTCTTCTTTATCATTGTTGTTTTAGGATTAGTATCACGTTACTGTGGTATAAGAATTACTCAAATTATTAAATTGCTTAAAAATGAATTATTACTTGCCTTCTCAACAGCAAGTTCTGAATCAGTATTGCCGATTGTTATGAAGAAAATGGAACACTTTGGTGTACCTAAAGAAATATCATCTTTCGTTATACCAACTGGTTATTCATTTAATTTAGACGGTGCAGCGATGTACCAATCAATCGCTGCATTATTCGTAGCACAACTTTACGGTGTTCATTTAAGCATCGGTGAACAAATTATATTAATGATTACATTAATGTTAACTTCTAAAGGTATGGCAGGCGTACCAGGCGCTTCAATAGTTGTATTATTATCTACACTCGGTTCTATGGGATTAAACCCAGAAGGACTAGCTTTAATTATTGGTGTAGATAGACTATTAGAAATGTTAAGAACATGCGTTAACGTATTAGGTAACTCAGTTGCTACAGTATTTATAGCAAAATGGGAAAAAGTATACGATAAACAAAAAGGTATTGAATATTTAAGTAAGTTATAA
- a CDS encoding amino acid transporter → MDLLRKKDIHSLMNTNSSLRKELKTFDLTMLGIGAIIGTGIFVLTGTGALTAGPGLMISFVIAALACAFAALCYAEFASMVPVAGSAYTYSYATLGELIAFIIGWDLILEYLLAVSTVSVGWSGYFQSLLSGFGIHIPTVLTSAPGTHVGGETTIFNLPAFIIVLIITALLSIGIKETKRVNNLMVVIKTAVVLLFIVVAIFYVKPDNWSPFMPYGFSGIFTAAATVFFAFIGFDAVASSAEETVDPSKNLPRGILFSLGICTVLYVIVSGIMTGVVPFKQFSNYIDHPVSAVLKVSGQNWVSGIIDLGAILGMTTVMLVMLYGQTRIMFAMSRDGLIPPVFSKVNKKFDTPFIATWIFGLIAAILGGLVPLDHLAELVNIGTLSAFILVSVSVIVLRKTKPDIKRVFKCPAVPLVPILAILFCGFLILNLNPHTWWRFAVWLIIGFAVYFGYSRKKSKLEH, encoded by the coding sequence ATGGATCTATTAAGGAAAAAAGATATTCATTCTTTAATGAATACGAACAGTTCTTTACGTAAAGAACTTAAAACTTTCGACCTAACAATGTTAGGTATTGGTGCCATTATTGGTACTGGGATATTTGTTTTAACTGGAACGGGTGCTTTAACAGCTGGACCGGGACTCATGATTTCTTTCGTCATTGCTGCTTTAGCGTGTGCGTTTGCTGCTTTATGCTATGCTGAATTTGCATCTATGGTTCCTGTGGCTGGTTCTGCATATACTTATTCTTATGCAACGCTAGGAGAACTTATTGCTTTTATTATTGGATGGGATTTGATTTTAGAATATTTATTAGCAGTAAGTACCGTTTCTGTTGGTTGGTCGGGATATTTCCAATCGCTATTATCTGGTTTTGGTATTCATATTCCAACGGTTTTAACAAGCGCACCGGGAACGCATGTTGGTGGAGAAACGACTATATTCAATTTACCAGCTTTTATTATCGTTTTGATTATTACAGCTTTATTATCAATCGGGATTAAAGAAACAAAGCGTGTTAATAATTTAATGGTTGTGATTAAAACAGCTGTCGTATTGTTATTTATTGTTGTAGCTATTTTTTACGTAAAACCTGATAACTGGTCACCATTTATGCCATATGGTTTTTCTGGAATATTTACAGCTGCAGCTACAGTGTTCTTTGCATTTATAGGATTTGATGCGGTTGCTTCAAGTGCCGAGGAAACAGTTGATCCTTCTAAGAATTTACCAAGGGGTATTTTATTTTCATTAGGTATTTGTACGGTTCTATATGTCATTGTATCGGGAATTATGACTGGCGTTGTGCCGTTCAAACAATTTTCAAATTACATTGATCACCCAGTGTCTGCTGTTTTAAAAGTTTCAGGACAAAATTGGGTTTCTGGCATTATAGATTTAGGTGCTATTTTAGGTATGACAACAGTTATGTTAGTTATGTTATATGGTCAAACAAGAATCATGTTTGCGATGTCTAGAGATGGATTAATTCCTCCAGTATTCTCAAAAGTAAATAAAAAATTCGATACACCTTTCATCGCGACATGGATTTTCGGATTGATAGCTGCTATTTTAGGTGGCCTTGTTCCATTAGATCATTTAGCAGAACTTGTAAACATCGGTACACTAAGTGCATTTATATTAGTTTCCGTATCGGTTATTGTTTTAAGAAAAACGAAACCAGATATTAAAAGAGTATTCAAATGCCCTGCTGTTCCATTAGTACCTATATTAGCTATTCTATTCTGTGGATTTTTAATCTTAAATTTAAATCCGCATACTTGGTGGAGATTCGCCGTTTGGTTAATCATCGGTTTTGCTGTTTACTTTGGTTACTCTCGTAAGAAATCTAAATTAGAACATTAA
- a CDS encoding GNAT family N-acetyltransferase: MEWKEYNKQQLPKAFTESLKNEHGKYNLMERLTSYIKEGIYESYYIAAVYKNRKIVAHIVHTPPFPIQIAVLENDQAIIHFIADHFREYENINMGIAGEQNTTKQIASKLYDKWFEKDREGVFVCHEVTNEFQQVHGQPEIPQQEHFSLLKDWYQKSTIEMNLEIELNHKTEKEKNDMINEWIEKEAGQFLIYNDVPVSFVKYAKVGDYFSHIGNVYTPKEYRKNGYAARNVALLTKKLLEKFEYTTLYTDLNNPTSNKIYKEIGYKQVAEFSKILPG; the protein is encoded by the coding sequence TTGGAGTGGAAAGAATATAATAAACAACAACTACCAAAAGCATTTACTGAAAGTTTGAAAAATGAACATGGAAAGTATAACTTAATGGAACGATTAACTTCATATATAAAGGAAGGTATTTACGAATCATATTACATAGCAGCAGTTTACAAAAATAGAAAAATAGTAGCACACATTGTACACACACCTCCATTTCCTATTCAAATAGCTGTATTGGAAAACGATCAAGCAATCATCCATTTTATAGCAGATCACTTTCGAGAATACGAAAATATAAACATGGGCATTGCCGGTGAACAAAATACAACAAAACAAATTGCGAGCAAACTTTATGACAAATGGTTTGAAAAAGATAGAGAAGGCGTATTCGTATGTCATGAAGTCACCAATGAATTTCAACAAGTACATGGCCAACCAGAAATTCCACAGCAAGAACATTTTTCTTTATTAAAAGATTGGTATCAAAAATCCACGATTGAAATGAACTTAGAAATCGAACTTAACCATAAAACTGAAAAAGAAAAAAATGACATGATCAATGAATGGATAGAAAAAGAAGCGGGTCAATTTCTAATTTACAATGACGTTCCAGTATCTTTCGTTAAATACGCAAAGGTCGGTGATTACTTCTCACACATAGGAAACGTATACACACCAAAAGAATATAGAAAAAACGGCTACGCAGCACGAAACGTAGCACTACTAACCAAAAAACTACTAGAAAAATTCGAATACACAACACTTTATACAGATTTGAACAACCCAACTTCAAACAAAATTTATAAAGAAATAGGATACAAACAAGTAGCAGAATTCAGTAAAATATTACCGGGGTAA
- a CDS encoding iron ABC transporter permease: MKKLIILIIMLMLTTLITLICGDSIIAPQDVLSGLFKLGDPYTNLVVNTLRLPRVLLAIVTGAALGIAGCVLQFITKNPLASPDVIGISQGANVGSLFFLIILTTSSEALLLPMAYQPIFSMLGAFIVTFLLYILALRKNYKRDRLILIGISFNILCHAVVMFLILTSNKRSTQAQIWITGSVHQAEYNQVIIIGIVLLIVMSLLLYYARSFDIHYLGRNLSYALGNQYQYISIIALVSMSILIGISMSYVGGIQFVGLIAPHIAMKMGAQQFRYRMLYSSMIGAMILLYSDLIGRTLFLPKEIPAGIFTALIGSPFFLYLLLKSRR, translated from the coding sequence ATGAAAAAACTCATCATACTCATCATCATGCTTATGTTAACAACTTTAATTACGCTCATCTGTGGGGATAGTATTATTGCGCCACAAGATGTGTTAAGTGGTCTCTTTAAATTAGGCGATCCTTATACAAATCTCGTTGTAAATACATTAAGACTACCGAGAGTCTTACTCGCTATCGTAACAGGCGCTGCCCTAGGAATTGCTGGGTGTGTGTTACAATTCATCACGAAAAATCCTTTAGCCTCTCCAGATGTTATCGGTATATCACAAGGGGCAAATGTAGGGTCATTGTTCTTCTTGATTATATTAACAACAAGCTCAGAAGCACTATTATTACCAATGGCATATCAACCTATATTTTCAATGTTAGGTGCATTTATTGTCACGTTTCTACTATATATATTAGCGTTAAGAAAAAATTACAAACGTGACCGTCTCATATTAATAGGTATTAGCTTTAATATACTATGCCACGCGGTTGTAATGTTCTTAATCTTAACTTCAAATAAACGAAGCACACAAGCACAAATTTGGATTACAGGTTCAGTACATCAAGCAGAATATAACCAAGTTATCATCATTGGCATCGTACTATTAATTGTCATGTCTCTACTACTATATTACGCACGTTCATTTGATATACATTACTTAGGCAGAAACCTATCTTACGCATTAGGTAACCAATACCAATACATATCAATTATTGCATTGGTATCCATGAGTATCCTAATCGGAATATCTATGAGTTACGTAGGCGGTATACAATTCGTCGGCTTAATCGCACCACACATCGCCATGAAAATGGGCGCACAACAATTCAGATATAGAATGTTATACAGTTCCATGATCGGTGCTATGATTTTACTATATAGCGATTTAATAGGAAGAACACTATTCCTACCAAAAGAAATCCCAGCAGGTATATTCACCGCACTAATAGGCTCACCATTCTTCTTATATTTATTGTTGAAAAGTAGAAGATAA